In the genome of Natronogracilivirga saccharolytica, one region contains:
- a CDS encoding MFS transporter, with translation MLASTLTVMAGATIGPVLPLMTEVFADTPNADFLTRLILTMPALFIVIASPFCGWLTDRYGRKKLLIAGAVLYGLSGTAGAWLDSLTAILISRALLGISVASIMTVCITLIGDYYSGFQRQKITGLQSAFMAFGGVVFISAGGMLADISWRAPFLIYSFALLLLPAIMLFIKEPAQKSEVEVNADAGRDTSFSLLNVSVILAMAFLGMAMFYMIPVHIPFLIHTFGDISNTEVGLALSSFVLTGAIAALNYQRFLYVMSHQSIYVLSFFLLGIGYIMIFFSDSYAGIFAGLITGGAGSGLLKPNTTVWMLSEAPDYLRGRLSGMITTAVFLGQFLSPVLTRPLVENLSISEAFLFVGAGVTAISVSAALYLMISRRSSGTDRHQRSISN, from the coding sequence TTGCTCGCCAGCACACTTACGGTCATGGCCGGTGCCACAATAGGACCGGTCCTTCCGCTGATGACCGAAGTTTTTGCCGATACACCCAATGCAGATTTTCTGACACGGCTGATCTTAACCATGCCGGCTCTGTTCATTGTCATAGCCTCGCCCTTCTGCGGCTGGCTTACCGACCGGTACGGACGAAAAAAACTCCTGATAGCAGGTGCCGTTTTATATGGCCTTTCCGGAACAGCCGGGGCATGGCTCGACAGCCTGACGGCCATACTCATCAGCCGGGCACTGCTTGGCATATCCGTTGCTTCCATTATGACCGTATGCATCACACTAATCGGTGATTACTACAGCGGATTCCAGCGGCAAAAAATCACCGGACTCCAAAGTGCATTTATGGCATTCGGGGGAGTTGTATTTATTTCTGCCGGGGGTATGCTTGCTGATATCAGCTGGCGTGCACCGTTCCTGATATACTCTTTCGCTCTCCTGCTTCTGCCGGCCATAATGCTGTTCATCAAAGAACCTGCACAGAAATCCGAAGTTGAAGTGAATGCTGATGCCGGCCGCGATACTTCATTTTCTCTGCTGAATGTTTCAGTCATCCTTGCGATGGCATTCCTCGGTATGGCCATGTTTTACATGATACCGGTCCACATACCCTTTTTAATCCACACTTTCGGAGATATCAGCAATACGGAGGTCGGACTTGCCCTTTCATCATTCGTTTTAACAGGTGCAATCGCAGCGCTCAACTATCAGCGCTTTCTCTATGTTATGTCCCACCAAAGTATTTACGTCCTGAGTTTCTTCTTACTGGGCATCGGATACATAATGATCTTTTTTTCCGACAGCTATGCAGGCATTTTCGCAGGATTGATCACCGGCGGTGCAGGTTCCGGACTTCTCAAACCAAACACTACCGTATGGATGCTGTCTGAAGCCCCGGATTATTTAAGAGGCCGGTTATCAGGGATGATAACCACAGCCGTTTTTTTGGGTCAGTTTCTTTCCCCCGTTCTAACGCGTCCACTTGTAGAAAATCTGTCAATCTCAGAAGCTTTTTTATTTGTCGGAGCTGGTGTTACCGCCATATCTGTTTCAGCTGCATTGTACCTGATGATCAGCAGACGGAGCTCTGGTACTGACCGGCATCAAAGGTCCATTTCAAACTGA